Below is a genomic region from Silurus meridionalis isolate SWU-2019-XX chromosome 1, ASM1480568v1, whole genome shotgun sequence.
GGCTCCTCAGTGCAAAGTAAGTTTTCTGGTGCTCCACCCTCCAATTTGGGCAGCAACTGTCAGCAAAACCAGTTTCAAAGCTCCTGctcttctccacacacacacaaactaatgtCCACAATGAGGCATTACATAGAAAATAGATTGAGACAAATTCAGCAGCTATGATCTTGTTCTGCAAGATTCTCCGAAAAACGAAGCCATCTTCTCCATCAACTCCTGATCTGCACAAATACATgaggaaaaaagcaaaatagtACTTCATTAATCATCACAAACTGTTTGATCATCACCAAGGATGTGCTGGATCCAACACCCATGCTAGGAACATcaaacagcagaaacacacCCCGGATCatcaaaaatattaaacattagtcaagaaattagcaagaatgaaacaaatacTGTTGCTTTTTTCCTGCTCTATTGATCCTGGATACATTTATGAGCTTGTTACCAGGCTCTTGGTTTACTGTAGCAGGTGTGTCAGATAAGTAAATAATCGCtaatctttttaaaacattcccgttttggattttttttttacactcagacaagttaatttttttttctttgtgtgtcaATTTGacatcaaatattttaataatttccaTGATTTCACCTTTGCATAGAAGAACCCtctgtctatttttctttctccagaaACACTTCCTGTCAGTGAAACAATCAAATGTTGGTGAAGGTCTCAAGTGTGCATTTGTCTAATTCTTGCTCATTGTATGACAAATGATTGGTTCTAAACACCATAAAAAGGTCTATATTTTGCCATTTGAGGGATGCCCCCCCCcgtcgttcaccttaactgttcaaTTCTGTCAAgctgctatagaaataaacttgacaagACATGCAAAATAGATCATGTCTGAAATCCAGGACAACAAAAAAGGACTTTTATGCCTGGCTTCTAAAGTTACTTTTAGAACTAACTGaagaagtttttaaataataaaacattgagTTCTATTACACTAGcagtgtaaaaatattaaaacaatactCGAGTTGatcctgtttttgtttacagCTGAAAAATGGAAACACGACATTCAGCACACGGGAGTGGGCGGGGCCACGTGTCACTCTTGCCACGGAGGTTTAGTAGCTTAGCAGTCATTTTACACGTGGACACTTCATTAGCTATGTTACATAAAAACGTTAAACCAAAAAATGGGGcggaatagaataaaataacctcataaatctaataaatactTCAGAACCGTTCACTCCCCTTAATAGTCAGGAAGTTTCGTTTTCCGGTCCCGCTATTTGCACAAATATACATCCTGTAGCAGAACACTGAATTCAGAGATATTTATTTTGGAGACAGCAAACACATTCTATggcaattattaaaaaaataaataaataaatgtacctgtagttaatatttttttatctttaacttCCTCGTGTTGGTTTCCAGGAGGCTCGTGTTGTGTTGCAATATTGAAGCGGACGCTGGCAGAAGTACACACCTGTTTAACTGTGACGTGCACACACGCATTATGGGTAGATAATGATATCATCACTCTTATGCTGTTCAAATTATTATAAGTGTATTAAATATGTGTATTCCCCAGTACACCAAGGATCTAATTGTGGGTAAACTAAACcagaacaagttttttttttgtaatatataatcatattgCCACCATGACCAGGTACAGAAGTACAGAATCCAGGGTTGTGATGTCAAAGCTTCAGGCTTCATTCCCACAGAAACAAAGTCAGTATCCAAAGTTTACAGCACAaacacagccttttttttttgttgttgttgtttacagtATAGATCATTCTTTCTCTTATTTATCAATAGTTACCTCAtcccaatttttttatttaacaacagGTACGTCATCTGCCACCATCATCTCTAATATGTAGAtactctctccttttgatgaTCTAATAAAGGCAGAGCTctttcatgttgttgtttttttcttcttaaaaatcATCCAGGCCAGGCATTGCCCCTGCACTGGCCCGAACCCAAACTCATCAGCCTAGAAACAGAACTACTGACCATAAACGAGACTTGTGCTTTCGTACACTCGCACACATTAGGCCTTACTGTGAATATACTGAGTGGTACAAATATCAGaaagtcattaataaacaaagaaatcaaaCTGTGAATGTGatacaataattaataagaataaaatacaataaacaaaaagaaatgacaaaagaaaTAACTAATAACAATGTGATATGTGCTACTAAAAAAATACCTTAGGTGttgtagtaaaaaaacaaaaaacaaacaaaaaacccccacCAACCATCAGGGTCAAAAGTCCACACCCAAACGCACCTCACTCTCTTTCCCAACCGTTCTACCTACTATCgaataaaagcaaaagcatGAAAACAAGAGTTAAAAATCACTGTTGTCTTTATTATTCTTCTCTCAGCAGTATTTGCAGTAACAGTCTGTCCAATTGAAAAACGAAATATGACATAACACTTTTTCAGCAAAAGCACAGCGTCTATTCACATTCTCAACTTTTCAAATGATTCAAACCTGAAAGGAAAAATAGATATATTACACACTACAACCATCAACAAGCCATGTGAGTGCCGCATCTGAGGAAAATGCTAATAAATCTCTCTCAATTATCGTACACAAGATTGTTGAATACGTAGCCTATGTGAAAAGATGGCAGTGTACTGTATAGAACACTTCATGAAATAATCCATTCATTATTCATATTAAATCCTGCTGAAATGGTGTATAAGTGTTTATAGTGACACGTCGTTTCATATTATAGCCCGCAATCTGATCTGTTAGATTCGAATTCTGGTTAAAACCCGTGAATTTAATAAgaagtgtttgattgtgaaagcaTTTCACAAAATATCTTAGCATACTCATACGCCTTCGAACCAGTGTTTATGTCGAcacgaataaaaaaataaataaatacataaatatttatgattagAGTTTTGGCAGTATTAAAGAaacccatttttctttttcaaaactATTTCAACAACATCATCTGTATTATTTTCAGGCTGTAAGATGAGGCTGAAGCAGCACAGAAATTAAGTTGCCTCATGCAAGCTTACAAATCCAGCGAGATTTCCAGTCTGACACGGTCTTATCGCATGCTTAGGAATCGTGCATCTCTTTACAAGACTCCCAGCCCAGATTTAGCGCTCAGAGGTATAGTGGAAAGTGGTGAGAGATAGTACTTTGTATTTAGATGAATATAGTAACTGTCCTTAAAAGAATATAAACATAAtgcatttcacaaaaaaaaacaaaaaaaacaccacatttcaaatgctgtaaaattaatagaaaaatCTTATAAAGTAAACAGAGGATTTATTTGATAACAAATGATTATCCTCGGCTTTCCTGAACACATCTTTCTCTGTTTTACCATATAAGCCGAACAGTGTCTGGCATTCAGCTTATTATAGTCAGCACTTTAGTGTTATAGTAATGAGAGGTAAAGAGAAACTGGGCATTTAGCAAAACCAGAAAGATGTGGAAATAAACTAGGAAGTCTAGAGTGAAGTGAGGTCCAGTGGTTCTAAGGGTTCTCTCCAGAACGAAAAGTGACTGAATTCTGGGTAATCAAAAGATGCAGGCCGGCCTTTAGAGAGTAGAGGGAAGACGTGTTCCACCAGCTCACTCAAGTGAGAATACCTAGGACACACCCAATATTACaagttattaataatattaacaatcatcatcatgaatttttataaaaattttgtttttgtttactgccACCGATTCATAGAGTCTGCATGTGTCTTTCTTACGAGGATTTGTGGCCTTTGCTGTTCTCCTGTATGAGCTCCCCTTTAGGGTTCACAGTGAAGATCCGAGTTTCAGGTACGCCAACTTCCTTATAAGCAAAtgcatcctacacacacacacacacacacacacacacacacacacacacacacacacatatacacacatatacacacacttattactCTTACAGAAACATAAAACTAGCCATAGTGCTGTAATAGTTTTATTTCCACTGTTGACACAAGGCTTACATTGGTCCTGTTGCCAAAGGCAGCGTAGAAAGGTTGTCTCTGTGGACTGAAAAGGTCTCTAATGTCAGTCAGGCATGTGATTTTAAACACCTCTGGCTTCTTCTCAATTACCTCCCTGTAAAAATAAGATTGCAAAAATGTATAACATTTGTACACCAAACAAACAAGGGAgcagtatatatttaaatgtgcaaccTATGTAAAGCTGAGAATAAGCTGCTAGGAGCAAGAAGTACAGGTCCTTTAGGCAGTACAATGCCTTTGTCATTGACCCACTGCAGGTAACCCTTTGTGATGTCTGCCATGCCTATGGCACGAGCTGAACAGTACAGGAACTTGTAGCCGTTCCTGGAGAAAAGACACAGAACAATACTAGTAAACTTGGTTACTATTAACAGCATTAATAGAATGTGAGCCAATATAAATTTTGTTTCATGAAAGATCTACTTGGTCAAATCATAATACATGTCCAAAACTATGTCAACATATGACTATCACACCCATTTTTGGACTTTCCCCAAAACGAAAaacttaaacaaataaaaccgttctgaatcattaaaatatgcgagatgaaataaatagaaatatattcattgttaaatataattatataaattacagattataaataattaatataaaatatttattgcagCATGcggtctcacgtgtaaaaacaaacagcatgtggtgtctgtgattttcctctagaggccactctcgtaaTGACGGCGGACCTTCTCATCCGCTCCAGCAACAgacacaacccggaaaaactagcggtatggatttttgtctATAGCCAATATTTCCAGTAATCAAAAGCATCTACTTTTTAATTGTATGTGCAGGATGGCTAATTAGATAACTGCACGAATATTTACTAGACATACGTTTCCTCGTTCCCCCATCtcagaaaattaattaataataagcacatttaaaataagGTCATTATTTCCTAAAGTGAAtgcatatattttaaagtaatttatgATTATTGCACATGGGTTTGCTGTGAACAATTCTTATTCTCTATAGACTGTAAGATAGTgagtcagtgtgagtgtgtgtcttaCTGGTGTATTTTATGGTAAAGCTTGGCGATGCCTTGATGGGTCCAGTCTTTGCCCAGCTGTGGCAAAATGTGCCCGAGAGCATCTGACCTGGCATGAACGCACATTGAACAGCATTACCCCAGAACATACACATGAAATCAAAATTAATATGCAATCACACATAATACAATAAGgtatattaaacatatatttacttAGTGATGGTTCCATCAATATCTGAGATTATGATTTTATCATCCCAGTTCCACAGATAGATAGCAGCTTCACAACGGCAGGTGCCCTGGTACTGAGTGGTCACACTGAACACAATCTTGTTCGCTCCCTCCCGCAAATGGAGTTGCTCCTAACACacattataaatgatttatacACACAAGTTCAAGGCTGCATTGGTTTCTAATGAACAACTGTTTAGCATGTAATACAGTGAGAGTGGTGGAGTCTAATATTAAGTGCAGCGTTTGTAGAGTAACAGTTACTTACGATCTGTTGGGTGGTGAGGCGGAGAGACTTGCGGTATATCTGAGTCAGACTCTGTACAGTGCTCATGGCTTCGGTTACATTTTCTAGCCTGTTAGGGTCAgtgccatcatcatcactggACAGCTGACCAGAGTAATTCCTGAACAAATCAGATTAAatacaaatctttaaaaatctAGTCAGCAAACTGTCTGGCTGACTAGAGTCTGGCATAAGAGTTTGATTGATAGCAGATGGACAGTAAAACTGACCAGATTTGACATGCTAATCAAGCAATTAGAATGTCAcattaaaaggacaaaaaaaatctttatacaaaaaaacaacaaatataatgcaatataatGGTAGAAAACAATTATCGTCAATGAATATCTTTTTAAGGTACGATTAGTTCCTGTTAATGATAGAGCAAAAAGTTTCATACATCtataatgcaaacacacaatcgTACTTTATTGAGGGTGGTATAggcagagatgatgatgatgatgcctCAAGTTGATGTTCTTCAGAATCAGGCTTTGAGTTTGcctgaaaaagagaaataaagaaacaataatttaattgaataaaaaaaataaaaaataatagtaatccTCTCTGTTCCTCAGAAATGACCCTTTCAGATTTGGTTCATTTGCTGAAACAGCATTGTTCTAAAGGGTCTAAAGGTGTTTGAATATACCAGTGCTAAATTCCCACTCTATAAAGAATATGTAAAacattacatatacagtaaccTGGCAACGTTATCTACTGCTTCACCAGTGCACCCACACACATTCTAATTAGAGGACAAACAATACCTGATTTTTTTCCATGTCTCTTCGTCGCCAGGAAAACCACCAGCGACCAGACTTCTTAGGCATCTTATCTTTTACCAGCTTCTCAACTGCACTCTACATAAAGATTCAAAGTTAAAAACAGTATTCCTTTACAAACTGGCCCATGAGCAGGACATCACAGCCAAATCATTCTATCACAAGTGTAATTGAAAAAGCCGATACAAACTATAATGCGCTTGTACCTTTGGCAAATTCTTCTGAAAAGCTTGCATTGACAGGATCATCGGAGCAGCAACTGCCCAGTTGTAATAACTGAAAAGAGATCAACAGCAATGGATTACTAAAAAACTGAaagaatattttataacattaaaaatCTGTTCTATTCATAATTGAACGGGTTTCACAACTTTGAGTTGATGCAGATGACAAGGTTTGGATCGTCAATAATTCCAGGATTGTTGACAAAGTCTGGAAAGGTGACAATGTGCTCCTCGAACTTCtctgaaacaaagaaaagcactatgaaataaaaaagataataacCCTCTGCTCACTGCAATTTCACTGCATGCATAAGAAGCATGTAATGAGGTTCACCTTTTAATCAACTTTTGGGTTTCACGATAGTTcacgacttttcatttggaaccggattATGAGTAACTCACAAAAAATCTAATAGTTCGTGAGAAGCCgtgagtggctcgaaagttcggagtaaAATTCAAAATAGAGtttgtacaaataaattacataaaaatgtaaatataaaattttattattgtatttttcatttaaagtagtaaataaaacatttatgacaatttttgttgagtttacagtacatgtacaattccacTTAAAacaggaaccatcaaaaggagagtcaaaacctcacgATTTTTTGTTACTTCCGAGAGGTCATAGAACGTTACCcctgcgagtatcgaggttgcactgtattgtgtatattggtCTTATTCCtgacccatatatatatatattatatagatgtGTAAgcgtgtatattatatatatatatatatatatatatatatatatatatacacacacacacacacacacacacacacagtacagaccaaaagtttggacacaccttctcattcaaagtgttttctttattttcatgactatgaaaattgtagagtcacactgaaggcatcaagggctatttgaccaagaaggagagtgatggggtgctgcgccagatgacctggcctccacagtcaccggacctgaacccaatcgagatggtttaggggtgagctggactgcagagtgaaggcaaaaggccaacaagtgccaagcatcgctcggggaactccttcaagactgttggaagaccatttcaggtgactacctcttgaagctcatcaagagaatgccaagagtgtgcaaagcagtaatcaaagcaaaaagtggctactttgaagaacctagaatatgacattttcagttgtttcacactttttgttatgtatataattccatatataattccacatgtgttaattcatagttttgatgccttcagtgtgaatctacaattttcatagtcatgaaaataaagaaaactctttgaatgagaaggtgtgtccaaacttttggtctgtactatatattatatatatatatatatatatatatatatatatatatatatatatatatatatatatatatatatatgtgtatatatatatatatatatatatatatacacacacatacacacacacacacacacacacacacacacacacacacacacacacacacacacacatctatatatctatatggATGATAATTAAAAGACTGTATAatcattttttatgcatttcagCTACTATTACaactatttagaaaaaaatgaaatgatgtTACACATTGCTTATCATGCCTGACATTTTTTTGTAAGGAATTACAGGGCAGACCAAACTGTTCATGTGGGTCACTATTTACAGCCAGCACAAAGACCCCCTTTTGGCTGATTGGTCAGTGCCACACAGTTGTCCCTTCTAATTTGTATGAAGTTGAATCCAGCAATACTTTAGGTGACCAGCCACAATTGAGCTTTTGAATTCAGCCCAGTAAAAATGAATGGGTacaaaatttaattacatttttaattagtggTCACTAATTTTCTACCTTTTTTGATCTCCCTGGAGTATCTCTCAGTCCCGCAGAGGGACATGGTAACATCCAGAGTGTCACTGGTGGAGTCTGACAAATACTCAGTCCCACTGTCCACATTGGTGTTGCTTAGAGCCTGAGGAGACTGTTGGCCTGACTGTGGACACTGTATCGATGGGACTGAACCTTCTAAAGCTTCTCCCTGGTAAGAAGATTCACCTTCACTGGAtagtaagagaaaaaaagacaatgaaatTCAGTACCAATTataacacacatgtatatatatgtatatttgttgtgtatatatatatatatatatatatatatatgtttaccTTTTGGGAAAATAAAGTGCAACCATCTCAGGGTCAAGTTTCGATAAATCATCCAGATAGATATCAGTTGGCCCCAAATGCTGGCTGCGCTTGCCTGTGGTGTACAGGCAAGACATGGTgggaaagagagatggaaaaggAATCTTGTTAGACATGTCAACCTGACATAAATCAGAACTACAAGGCACACAATCAGAGTCTTGTGCTTAAAGcctaccttttttcttttcctttgatTCTGCTGCTTTAGAGGAGGACTGCGAGAAGCTAGACTGCTCCTCTAATTGTGCAACAGATTCCACATGTTCTGTCACTCCAACACATTTCACTTCCTGACTGCCTGTGGGCTTACCCTCTTTAGCCACCTTTCCTTTCTCCTCTGCAAATCCTTCAGTCAATtcctcaataccactgtctctgaAATTCACTGAAACTGCCTTTAGTGCTGTAGTGCACTGAGCTGTGTCAGTAAAACCGCTGATTTTATCGAGAGAGGTGGCACAGGTTTCTGACTGAACCATGCTACATGACTGAGCTGTATAAGAGACACTAATATTGCTTGCATGGTATTCAGAGCAAAACACAATGGCAGCCTTTGGACTAGTGTCATTAATAACACTGACTACCATATCAGTATTAGTAGGTCTAGTTGTGTTCTCTGTGTTATCTGGATTTGCAGTTCTAGCATCACAGTCTGTGTCACATGTTTGAACAGTGCTGGTTATGCAATCATTAAGGCCACTCCAGCCCTCCAATTCTGAAGTGTTCGGTTGCTCAGAGCCCTCTGCAGGCTCTATATGGGGCAGCATGAGTGGGGAAGCCTGGTGTGTGGGAGAGGACGTTTCTGTGCTCGGGGTAGAATGGGAAACTTTAGGGAGATTATCCGAGTGACATGGGTAAGTTTCCGGAATCAAAGGTTCTGGTCTCAATACAGTTACAGTGGTCAAGGGCTCGGAAGGCTCCATGTTGAACGAGGCCTGCCGGCGGATGGTGCGAAAGTGGGAACGCTCCGAGGGTGTAATGATAGAGGAGGGGCTGCAGAGCCGCTCTGTGCTCCCTCGCTCTGACGAACAGACCTGCAGGCACAACACAGAACATCAAATAATGTTCGATTTGCTGGGATAGAAAAAATCATTTATGGACATTTTGTAGAAGAAAAGCAGAGCACCTTGGGAAATCCACCCCAGGTCCACTGCATTTGGGGCCCGGATGCAGTTTCTGGAGGCTTCACCAACAGCTCAGAGTCACTCTTAGGAGAGGAGGGTCGGCTATAAAACAGACTGTAAAAGGAGAAAGTGAAATGGGCACACAAAGAAATGAGAGCAACATTTAGCATTACTAATTTCATTCATGTTTTCTCCTCAGTTGTATATAGACTCTATTAAATACATTACACTCTATTGAACACTGTacacttttatattaattaaattgatgcaaattaaattgattaaataaatggaaagattgtattaaatagtttacatttcttA
It encodes:
- the zgc:123305 gene encoding zgc:123305, whose product is MNYVGQLAETVFVTVKELYRGLNPATLTGGIDVIVVRQPDGSLQCSPFHVRFGKLGVLRSKEKVVDIEINGEPVDLHMKLGDNGEAFFVEENESFEEAVPAHLCTSPIPMEGPDILEVPESPASTTSSSSARRRKRRKKRARSDAHLHEDVGSSSEERETAEQDILKEESGFMASKSVYYSLSEEPVEDVMGAQAKELHPYSDGEGSNNDSLFYSRPSSPKSDSELLVKPPETASGPQMQWTWGGFPKVCSSERGSTERLCSPSSIITPSERSHFRTIRRQASFNMEPSEPLTTVTVLRPEPLIPETYPCHSDNLPKVSHSTPSTETSSPTHQASPLMLPHIEPAEGSEQPNTSELEGWSGLNDCITSTVQTCDTDCDARTANPDNTENTTRPTNTDMVVSVINDTSPKAAIVFCSEYHASNISVSYTAQSCSMVQSETCATSLDKISGFTDTAQCTTALKAVSVNFRDSGIEELTEGFAEEKGKVAKEGKPTGSQEVKCVGVTEHVESVAQLEEQSSFSQSSSKAAESKEKKKGKRSQHLGPTDIYLDDLSKLDPEMVALYFPKSEGESSYQGEALEGSVPSIQCPQSGQQSPQALSNTNVDSGTEYLSDSTSDTLDVTMSLCGTERYSREIKKEKFEEHIVTFPDFVNNPGIIDDPNLVICINSNYYNWAVAAPMILSMQAFQKNLPKSAVEKLVKDKMPKKSGRWWFSWRRRDMEKNQANSKPDSEEHQLEASSSSSLPIPPSIKNYSGQLSSDDDGTDPNRLENVTEAMSTVQSLTQIYRKSLRLTTQQIEQLHLREGANKIVFSVTTQYQGTCRCEAAIYLWNWDDKIIISDIDGTITKSDALGHILPQLGKDWTHQGIAKLYHKIHQNGYKFLYCSARAIGMADITKGYLQWVNDKGIVLPKGPVLLAPSSLFSALHREVIEKKPEVFKITCLTDIRDLFSPQRQPFYAAFGNRTNDAFAYKEVGVPETRIFTVNPKGELIQENSKGHKSSYSHLSELVEHVFPLLSKGRPASFDYPEFSHFSFWREPLEPLDLTSL